Part of the Mycolicibacterium mageritense genome is shown below.
CGACATCCTTAACGATGCCAAGAAGTTGCGAGCTCTCGTCGAAGCCCACGGAGGAGATTGGAGCCAGATTGAGTCGGACTACAAAAAGGCGACAGCAGAGTTCCTCGGTGTGCCGAAGCCCCCGACAGTCGAGAGCGTGGCGACTGCCATCGAGGCAATATTCGACCAGAATGTTGATGAGGTACTGACCGAAGGCCTCGCTAGAAGGATTGCTGATGCTGTAAAGCTTCCCGCTACTGGCTGGGGAGGGCTTAAGTCGTACGGCACCTTGGCATTCAAAGCAGACAAGGCGGCGGCGGCCAGGCTTCTGGATGCTTTGGATCTCATGGGCATTGTCACTGTCCGAGTCGGCGTACTTGAGAATTTTCTGACAACCAAGAGTGCCCCCAAAGGTCCTGGGTGGTTGCCAATTGCTTTCGCCGAGAACGCTCACACGACCGCCGCTGCACGAGAACAGGCGCGCCGATTGCTGACGGCGGCGGGCGTTCCCTAGCGGGAATTTCACTGCGCGCTACGTGAGCTTCGCCAAGGTCGGCTTGGCGGCGTAGCGCCTGTAGGAAATGCAGCGTTTCGTGAGATAAACGTCGGTGCAGCGCCCGTGAGACACGATGTAATTGCCCAGTTCAGGGCCGTGTGCCGGTGCAGTCAAACGTGAGAACCTACAGGACAGGCTCTTCTTTTTCGTCGTTGCTACTGCAGGTGACAAAGAAGCGGCGCCGGACACCGGGCTTAACGCCGCGTCAATACCGGTCTTCTTAGCTGGCAAGCACCCTATTCTTGACGCAGCGGGGAGTCGGTACCCCGGATTGGCGGTGCTCGCATGACGGCTGCTGACGTGACGTGTGTGACATGCGGCACCGGACTGCGTGAGAACGCGAAGTTCTGTGACGAGTGTGGAACCGCCGTTTCGGCCGCGGCGGAACCGGCCGAGTACAAGCAGGTGACGGTGCTGTTCGCCGATGTGGTTCGGTCAATGGATATCGCGGCTTCTGTGGGTGCGGAGCGGCTCCGCGAGGTGATGACCGAGCTGGTCAACCGATCCACGTCTGTGATCCAACGCTACGGCGGCACGCTGAACAATTTCACCGGCGATGGAATCATGGCGTTATTTGGTGCGCCAGTAGCGTTGGAGGACCACGCTTTTCGCGCCTGCCTCGCGGCGTTGGAGATCCAGGACGAGACCCAACGCCTAGCCGCCGAGCTTCAGCACCGCGACGGGATCGCGCTGCAGCTGCGGGTCGGCCTCAACTCGGGCGAAGTCATCGCAGGTGAAATCGGTTCACACCCAATGAGCTACACGGCAGTGGGCGAACAGGTCGGAATGGCCCAGCGAATGGAATCGATCGCGCCGCCGGGCGGAGTGATGATCAGCGAGACGACGGCCCGATTGGTTCGCGAACACGCGACGCTGGGTGACCCGGAGATGGTGCGCATCAAGGGCAGCGAAACCCCTGTGCCCGCGCGTCGCCTCTACGGAACCGCTCACGCGCCTCCCGGAGTAGGCCGGCGCGAATCGCCCCTGATCGGGCGGGCGTGGGAAGCGGATGCGTTAGCCCGCATCTCAGAGCGAGCATTCGGTGGAGTTGGAGTTGTTGCCGGACTGGTGGGTCCAGCAGGCATCGGCAAGAGTCGGCTCGCCCGGGAAGCGGCATCGGCGGCAAGAGGCCGTGGCATCGAGGTCTTTTCGACCTACTGCGAATCCCACACGCGCGACATCCCGTTTCTTGTCGTCGCACGGCTGCTGCGGGCCGCCTTCGGTGTAGGCGCTATGCCACCCGACGACGCCCGGTCACATATCCGCAACCAACTCCCACACGCGGACGACGAAGATCAATTACTCCTCGGCGATCTCCTCGGCATCAATGACACCGGTGGCGCACTACCCGATATCAGTCCCGACGCCCGGCGCCGGCGACTTACTGCTCTGCTCAACACGGCCACACTCGAACGCCGTACCCCGGCAATGTACGTGGTCGAGGACGTCCACTGGATCGACGAGGCTAGTGAGTCCATGCTCGCCGAATTCACATCCATCGTTTCCCAGACCCCATCACTGGTCGTTATCACCTACCGCCCGGATTACCACGGCCAGCTGTCGCGCGGCGGCGGGTCTCAGATCATCACCCTTGCACCATTGGATGGTTCGCACACCGCAGAATTGGCTCGAGAGCTACTCGGCGGGGATCCATCGGTGGCAGATTTGGCGGCCGTGGTCGCCGAGCGATCTGCCGGCAACCCGTTCTTCGCCGAAGAAATAGTGCGCGACTTAGCCGAACGCAACCTACTCCAGGGTGAACGGGGCCGTTACACATGCGCTGGAAACGTCATCGACGTCAGTGTCCCGGCCACGCTCCAGGCGACAATCGGTGCCCGCATTGACCGGTTAGCCCCACCCGCCAAGAGAACCCTGCACGCTGCAGCGGTAATCGGTGCGCGATTCGGTTCCCAGCTACTGGCCGGCCTTCATGAGGGAGCCGAGGTGTCCCCTCTGGTCGAGGCAGAACTCGTCGACCAGGTTACGTTCACACCCCGTCCTGAGTACGCCTTCCGACATCCGCTGATTCAAAAAGTTGCCTACGAATCGCAATTGAAGTCGGCGCGCGCGGATCTGCACCGCCGGTTAGCGACCATCATCGAACAAGGCGACCCTGAGTCTGTGGACGAGAACGCCGCGATGATCGCCATTCAATGGGAGGCAGCTGGTGAACTCCGGCCGGCCTTTGCCTGGCACATGCGAGCTGGCAACTGGTTCAACTACCGCGACGTGCGAGCGGCACGGACGAGCTGGCAGCGAGCAAGAGATGTGGCCGACCAACTACCGACCGACGACCCGGAGCGGCCAGCGATGCGCATAGCACCGCGAACGCTGCTGTGCGGCACGACCTTCCGCGTCGGCGGTGGTCCTGAAGACACCGGATTTGACCAGCTGCGAGAGTTAGCCGTGGCCGCAAATGACAACGTGTCCTTGGCGATCGGCATGGCCGGCCACCTCACGACGCTCGCATTCAACTCGCACTATCGGGACGCATTGCAGTTGGCCTCGGAACTCGACGCACATGTGGAGGCGATCGGCGATCCGGCACTGACCGTCGCGCTGCTGTACGCGGCCGCCCACGCGAAGTACGAGGCTGGGGAAGCGTCCGAATGCATCGGGCTGGCACAACGTGTCATCGACCTGGCCGACGGTGATCCGATCAAGGGCAATGTGATGCTTGCGTCACCGTTGGCGTGGGCGTTGGCGGTGCGGGGCGTGGCCAAGTTGTGCCTGGGGATCAGTGGATGGAACGGCGACATCGAACAAGGCATGGTGCACGCGCAGCCTTTCGACGCGACCGCCCGCATTGTGCCCGCCCTGTACCGATATTCCTGCGGCATCCCAAACGGTGCGCTGCTGCCCGATGCGGCGGCCGTACTGCACACCGCTGAGCTGCTGAAAATCGCAGAGCAGTCCGGTGACGACACGGCCGTCGCGCTCGCCCAACTCAATCGAGCTGTTGTGCTTGCCCATCAAGACGGCTCCGAGAACAAGGCCGCTTTTGACTTGCTCGGCCAGGCCCGCAATGCACTGCGTCGCATCTCCGGAGGGCTCAGACGGATCGCCGACATCGAAATGGCGCGCCTGAAGGCGCGTTCCGGTGATACTGAGGGTGCCATCGAGCTCGCGAACGTGGTCTTCGATGAGCAGTTCGACACCGGCGAGATGATCTCACGCGGTCCAGCGGCCACCGTGCTGGTCGAGTCGCTACTCACCGAGCCAAGCCCCTCTGATCGCAAGACTGCGATGGATGTCATCGAACGATTGGCTGCCGTGCCGATCGACCCGGGTTTCGTGCTTCACGAGATTCCACTACTCAGACTGCGAGCAATGTTGGCCCGCATTGACGACGACCAACTTGCCTACCGCACCTATGTCGATCGCTATCGGTCGAAGGCATCGGCGGTGGGCTTCGAAGGACACATCGCGATCGCCAACACCATGTAGTCGACGTATTCATGTATTCGGGATGGTCGTACAGGTAGGGAAGAAGCGTCCGGGTACGGGTGAACGTCTTAGGCGTAGGAATCGCCGACGTTCGTGAGGCAAACCTACACCGACGACGAATCGCTTGGCGTTCGCAGACGCTCGGCTCAAAGAAGTGAGCAACCGCCCCGTGGGCCCCAGGTACGGTCAACCTAGGCCAGCGTTTTGCTGGCGGCTTCTCTCGAATCGGTCGTCCTGCGGAACGCAGGGCGATCTCAGAACGACGCCAGAGTGACGGGGAGGATCGACCGTGAAGGGTTGGACGATGGCGGGCAGTCATCCCGCTGACTATGAGTACAAACCCACGGGGGAGACCGTCGACAACAACGTTGTGGTGCGTCTGCGCGCCGTAAACGACACGGCGGACGGATTCGGCACCATGATGCAGGTGATCGCTCCGACAAAGTATCTCGGAACCCGTGTCCGGCTGTCTGGTTCGTTGAAGGGCAACGATATTGACGGTTGGGCGGGCCTCTGGCTGCGGGTCGACGGTCAACGGGGCGCTCCGTCGGCCTTCGACAATATGCAGGACCGCCCAGTCCGGGGTTCGACCGATTGGTCCCGTGCAGAAGTCGTCCTCGATGTCGACGAGCACGCGACCGCAATCGCTTTTGGGGTGCTGCTCTCTGGAACGGGGTCCGTGGACATCTCGAGCCTTCGTTTTGAAGAAGTCGACTCGGGCGTTCCAGTGACTGGGGTGCCGCAGGTGACCGAACCGGTGAATCTCGACTTCGCGGACGAATGACCGCTGACGCGGCGGTCCCGGGGTTCGAGTTAGGCGCTGGCGTGTCCAATCGGAAGTTGCGTCGACCGGTCATGTGACGGCCAGGTCGCGATGCCCGGGGGCCGCTCCATCGGGGTAGGACTGGCGGACTTCACCCACCAGGGCCTATTGCGCCACCGAACCGGCGGAGTGCGGACCGAACTCGTTGGCTATCACCGCCACATTGTCGGCGGGGAAGCCGCCGCAACGTGCGTGCTCGCGGATCGCTTCCTCGCTCGGCGCCTCGTGAAGGCAGTAGATCTTGTCGCCTGCGACGTAGCTGGTGATCCACCGGTACGGCACGCCCAGGCTGTCGACGACACTGTTGGACTTCGCCGCGATCTCGGCCAGTTCCGCCTCGGTCAGCTCGCTGGCGCCCGCGATCTCCCGCTCGATGATGTATCGCTTCATGGGTCTCTCCTTGGCTGGTTCAGGTTCCACGACGGTCGTCGCGGTCGTACTGAACAGTGCCTCCAGCGGATCGCGCGATCCTGACGGGATCCTGAAATTGGCAGGTCAGAGACTTGTGATTGTCACTCGTAGCCAGGGCGCGCGGTAACGGCGGCACGATGGGCAATCATTGCGGCGATTGCCGGGCGCGGGACCGAAACTTGGGGAACGCTGTACGTCGATGGCGGTGGAGTTTCGGATCCTCGGCGAGGTCGAGGTACTGGTTGACGGCCGGGGCCTCGACGTCGGTCATGCGCGCCAACGGTGTGTGTTGGTGTCGCTGCTCGTCGACGTCAATCGCCCGGTTTCGCCCGACCAGCTCACGGACCGGGTATGGGCCGATGAGCCGCCTCATAAGGCGCGCAATGCGTTGGCGGCCTACATCTCTCGGCTGCGACAGCTCATCGCCGGCAATGACGGGGTGCGGATAGTCCGCGGCCCGGGCGGTTACATGCTGCAAGCCGATGCACAGACGGTGGACCTCTACCTGTTTCGTGACAGGGTGTCCCGTGCTCGGATGGTATCGGTCTCGGCGGACGCCGCAGGATTGTTCGACGCTGCGCTCCAGTTGTGGCGCGGTGAGCCGTTCCCCTCGCTCGATACCCCTTGGGCGAACGAGGTGCGGGCCTCGCTTGAGGCCGAGCGGTTTTCGGCGGTGCTGGATCGCAATGACGCGGCGCTCGACGCAGGCCGCCACGGTGAGTTGCTCAACGACCTCGCAGCGACCGGGCAGTTGTATCCCCTCGACGAGCGGGTGGCTGGTCAGCTGATGCTGGCGCAGTACCGGTGTGGAAGGCAAGCGGCTGCCCTGGAGACGTACCGTGCGATGCGCGAACGGCTTGTCCAGGAGTTGGGTGTCGACCCGAGCCCCGCTTTGCAGGCGGTGCACCAGCAGATCCTCGCCGGCGATCCGCAGCGGCCTGCCGCGCGGGTTCCTGCGTTTCCGGTCACGCAACTCGCCGTCGCGAAACTCGCCGAGGCCCCGGCGGTCATAACCGTGGCAGAGTCTGCGATTCCTCGGCGGCCAACCCGGCTCATCGGCCGCGAGGAGGCCGTTCAACGCGTACTTGACGCGTTCGGCGACGGTCCCGTTGTCACGCTGACGGGTGTAGGGGGTGTCGGCAAGACCCGGCTGGCGCTCGAGGTCGCGGCCAAATACAACGTCAGTGATGCCGACGGCGCGTGGGTCTGTGAGCTGGCGCCGCTCAGCGATGGTTCCGCAATCGGGCGGACTGTGGCGGCCGCGTTGAGGGTGCAGGCCAGTTTCGGGCAGACCTTCGACCAGGCGGTGGTCGAACATCTGCGCCCGCTGGAACTGCTCCTCGTCGTCGACAACTGCGAGCACGTGCTGGACGAGGCGGCGGCGCTCATCGACCGGATCGCCGCAGAGTGTCCGGGTGTGAAGGTGCTGGCTACCAGCAGAGAACCGCTCGGGCTGGATGGCGAGCGCATCGTTCCGGTGCCGCCTCTGGCGGAGCACCACGCCGCCGAACTCTTCGCCGAACGGGCAAGGGCCAGCCGGCCGGATTTCGACCCGGGCCGTGAGCCCGTGGGCGCGGTCGCAGAGATCTGTCGCCGCCTCGACGGTGTGCCGTTGGCGATCGAGCTGGCTGCGGCACGGATGCGTGCGATGAGCAGTCTGGACGTTGCGCGCCGGCTGGATCGACTGCGCCTCCTCAGCGGCGGCAAGCGGGGCGCCCATCCGCGACAGCAGAGCGTGACGGCGACGATCGACTGGTCGTACCGATTGTTGTCCGAATCCGAACAGCGGTTGTTCGTGCGCCTTTCGGCCTTTGCAGGCGGGTTCGATCTGGAAGCGGTTCACCGGGTATGCGCCGATGACGGCACCACCGATGACGACACGTTCGACATCCTGCTGAGTTTGGTCGACAAGTCGATGGTCGTGGTCCGGACCGGCCCCGCGGGCACCCGATACGACCTGCTGGAAACTCTGCGCGCATACGGACGGGAACGCTTGCAGGACAGCGGACTTGTCGACGCTGTGGCGTCGCGGCATGCGCGCTACTTCATCGAGCTCATCGAGCGCGCCTCGGTTGGTCTGCGCGGACCTGATGAAGCGGCATGGGTGCAGCGCATCTTGCCCAAGGCCGGTACGACCTATGCCGCACCGGATTACGACAACCTCCGCACTGCGTTCGAGTGGGCCATGGCTCGCCAGGACGTCGACCTGGCGCTTCGGCTGGCGACGTCACTGCCGGAGCTACACCTGCGCATCGGCTACCACCCCATGGACTGGGTGGAGCGGGCAGTTCAGGCTGCCGTCTCCGATCATCCGCTCTTTCCGGCGGCCGTAGGCACCGTGGCCCGCGGCTATCAGGTTCTCGGCGAATTCGCGCATGCCCGAGCGGTGTTGGGCCTGGCCGAAGCGCGCGAGCCCGCACCTGGCGTCTCGTTTCTCGCCCATCCGGCGGATGTGCTCGCCGACATCGTGATGAACGAAGGCGACGCGGTCACGAGCACGGCCTACTTCGAGGACCTGTTCCAGAAATCGGCAGAGGACACCGATCCAATGAGATTGGTATTGGCAGCAGAACGAATCACGCTCGGCCATCAGGCGATGGGGACATTGGGTTCTGCGTTGCAGTCCGCCGAGCAGGCGATGCGGATCGCAGAGGCCACGCGAAATCCGACGGTGCGGTCCTTGGCCGGATCCGCGCTGGGCCGCGCCCTGTCCGAGACCGAGCCGGAGCGGGCGCTGAAGATCTTGGCTGAAGCCGGAGAATTGGCCACCTCGGTCGAGAACAACTGGCTGATCGCAATGGCCATAATGGAATCGGCCACGATCAATACGGTGCGCGGCGACTTGGCCACGGCGGCGCGATATTTCGTGAGCGCGCTGGATCTGTTCGTGGTTGGTGGGCCCGGCCGGGTGATACCCCTGCAGTGGGACAACCTGAGACGTGTGACGAGGTTCCTTTTCCGTGCAGGTGCCGCCGAGGCGGCGGCGCTGCACCACGCGATCGTTGCGTCTGGCCGAGTGCCGCCGCTGAGCGCCGCCGAGGTCGCCGACCTCGACGGCGCAGACAGCGTGATGCTGACCGATGAGGACATCATCGAATACACACGAACGGCCTTGACCCGATACTGCTGACTACGAGCAGCATCCGTCGCAGATGCCGGGCGCCGTGAAATCCTTGACGATCTGCTGGCTGATCTGGGTTCTGGCCCCGCCGTCCGCGTCGACGAAAGTCGCGGCGGCGTAGATCTCATCGAGGTCTTCACCCGTAACCCGGTCGGGGTCGTACCACTTGGTGCCGTCGGCGTTGAGATCGTATCCTGGGACTGACAGCTCGCGTTGGTACTCCAACCCGCCGGGGCCCGACCTGAGAAAGCCGCCACCGTCCGAATGCCGGTGCGGCACTTGCAGGTAGGCGATGCTGATATCGCCTTCGTGGCCGTTGCCGTCGTCGTCCTGCAGGTAGTACTTCATGTGGCCGGGCCTGGCCGGATTGTCGTCGATGTGGATGAGATATCCCTCGGCGTCGGCCTGCGTCATCGGGAACACACCCCTGATCGTCACGCGGTAGTAGCCCGGCCGCCCGAAATCGGGGCACATGAAAAGAGTTGCGCCGCTTGGTTTGGGGGCCGCGCCGGCCGGTAGCACACCTGAGACAACCGTCGCGAGAACGACCACACCGAGGGTCGCCAGCGTCTTGCATGCGTTCATTGCGGAGCTCCTGTCCTGGTGGGTTCGAACGGTCATTGGCAGCAGCCGTCGCAGATACCCGAGACCTCGAAGTTGCGTGTGATCACCTGAGTGACGGCGGACCGTTCGCCGCCGTCGCCGTCACGGAACGTCGCGACGGCATAGACCTCGTCGACGTCGTCGTCGGAGCCGGGCTGCTTGTAGTCCTCGTTGAAGTTCGGTCGGGGTACGACCATTTCGCGGCGGTACTCGAGGCCGGCGGGTCCGGCCTGCAGATACCCCTCACTGGTGGTCTGCGTCGTCGGGTAGAAGCCGTAGCCGATGTCGTAATCGGAATTGTTGCCGGGGTTGTCGGCCTTGAGTTGCACCCGCAACCCACCGGGGCCCGGGCCGCCTGGATGATTTCCGTCGTTCATATGGATGAGGTAGCCGGCCGCATCGGGCTGCTGCATCGGATAGGCGCCCTTGACCGTGATTCGGTAGCTGCTGGGATTCCCGACATCCTGGCAGATGTAGAGCATCGCGCCGTCGGTCTGCGATGGGGCTGCCGTTGCGGCACTTGCGGTGAGACCGACGACCGTCGCGAACGCGGCCGCGCTGCCCACCACCGATGCCAGCTGTTTGATTCCGTTCATTGCTGATCTCCTGAAACTGAGGGCCTGCGCCCCGTAGTTGATGACGGCATGACCGTGCCCGGTCGGCGTTGCCGGGTACTGAAGCAGTCATGAAAGCCGCACGTCCAGGCGGAGTGGAATCGCGGCAACCTCGTCATTTCATCGTCGTGCAACTTTTCGCGAAGGACTGGGGGTCACTGTCAGGGGCATCCGAAAGCCCCATATCGAGAGGAAGCCCCATGAGCGCCAAACCGCCGGCGAATGCAGTTGCCGGCCCAAAGATCGGCAGCTGCCCGGTTCTTCATGACACCGCAGGAAGCGGTCACACCGATCGAGAGACACTGAAGGTCGCCGCGCTGCTGTACGGCGCGGCCAGCTACGCAGTGTTTCTCGGGGTATTCCTGTACGCAATCGGGTTCGTCGCAGACGTCGTTGTGCCCCGCAGCGTCGACCGCGCGAACCACGCGCCGGTGTGGCAAGCGATGATCATCGATCTCGGCTTGTTGACCGTGTTCGCGGTGCAGCACAGTGTGATGGCCCGGCCCTCCTTTAAGCGTTGGTGGACCCGTTTCGTTCCGGCCACCATCGAACGCAGCACCTACGTGCTCTTCGCGTCGTCGGCACTGGCACTGGTGTTCTGGCAGTGGCGTTCGATCGGCACAACGGTTTGGCAGGTGGATCCCACGCCCGCCCGGGTGGCGGTATACGCATTGGCGGCCATCGGTTGGTTCACCGTGCTCGCATCGACATTCATGATCGACCATTTCGAGCTGTTCGGCGTTCGTCAAGTGGTGCTCGCATGGCAGTCAAAAGGCAATGCGGAGAAAGGGTTCCGTACGGTCCTGCTCTACCGGCTGGTGCGTCACCCGCTGATGCTGGGGTTCCTGATCGCGTTCTGGGCAACGCCAACCATGACGGCTGGGCATCTTTTGTTCGCCGTCGGCACCACCGCATACATTCTGGTCGCGCTGCAATTCGAGGAGAGAGATCTGATCGGCGCACTGGGCGAGCCCTATCGCGAGTATCGCGAGCGTGTGCCCATGCTTCTTCCGCAGCCGTGGCGATCACGATAGCCACCGAGGAGTCGGCGATGCGTGAAACAGAACCATTCCGGGCGTTTGTCGACGGTGACGACCGCCAGCTCAAGGCCGCGCACCGGGCGCTGTGGGCGTCGGGTGACTATCCGGCGGTCGCCGCTGACCTCATCTCCGAGCTGGGGCCGGAGCTCGTTCGAGCTTGCGGTGTCCGTCCGGGCCTTCGCGTTCTCGACGTGGCTGCGGGCTCGGGCAACGCGGCAATTCCGGCTGCCGCAGCCGGAGGCATCGTCACCGCGAGCGATCTGACGCCGGAGCTGTTCGAGGCCGGTCAGGCGATCGCGGCAAGGCACAACGTCGAGCTGGAGTGGGTCGAGGCGGATGCCGAGGCAATGCCGTTCGCGAACAACAGCTTTGACGTCGTCATGTCATGTGTGGGTGCGATGTTCGCACCGCACCACGAGGCGGTGACCGACGAGCTGTTCCGGGTATGCATCCCTGGCGGAACGATCGGAATGATCAACTGGACTCCGGACGGGTTCATCGGCACCATGATCGCGACGTTCAGGCCTTATGCGCCGCCGCATGCACCGACCGCGCCCACGATGTGGGGCAACGAACATCACGTGCGAAAGTTGTTCGGAGACAAGGTCACCAACTTGCAGATGCGCCGGCAGTTGCTCCTGATGGACCATCGCGTGACCCCGCCGGCCTTCCGTGAGTATTGGAAGCTCAACTACGGACCGATCATCGCGGCATATCAGTTCAACCGCGACAAACCGGAACGCGTAGCCGAATTGGACGCGCAGTTCCTGGACTACCTCGAACGCTGGAATCAAAGCCGCGTGCCGGGGCGGACCTCCTACTCGGCGGAATACCTATTGATCACCGCAGTCAAGCGGTAAGGCAGAAGGAATACGATCATGTCCGGCTCGAACGAAGACAACGGATCCGAGAATCGAAACAGTGGCGGCCGCTGGCTGGGGTTGACGCCCTACCAGCAGATTTTGCTGCTCCCGCCAATCCTTTACCTTGGCGGGACGCTGGCCATTCCGGGCGTCCGTCCAGAGCTCTCCGTCGCGGGAGGAGCACTGGTGTTGGTACTGGTGCTTGTTGGTTTGTTCTGGCCGGGTGCCGCCGGGAGGCGTAGCAAGCGCGGCGGGCACGATGGCGACGAATCGCAGGATCCGGATTCACGTTGAGCGATCCGCGCAGAGCTTGCGACCTCGAAACAGCACCAGGATTACCGGACGTTTTCGCAACCGCCGCCGCACCGCGCGACGTAGGCTGGGTTCCCGACACCTACGCAGGCGCCGGGCCACGACGAAAGGTGTTCGCACAGTGAAGGTCACAGTGATGGGGGCCAGCGGCCTCATCGGGACTCTGCTCGTCGATCTGCTGACCCGGGAGGGTGAGGACGTGGTCGCCGCGTCCCGGCGCACCGGTGCTGATGTGCGCAGTGGCTTGGGGCTCGCCAAGGCCATGGCGGGTGCCGACACCCTCGTCGACGTCACCAATTCGCCGTCTTTCGACGACGAGGAGGTGATGGACTTCTTCGTGGGGTCGACCACGCATCTGGTGGCCGCGGCGCGGCAGGCCGGAGTGGGCCACTATGTCGCACTGTCGATCGTCGGCGCCGATGAACTCCCGGACAGCGGCTACATGCGGGCCAAGGTCGCCCAGGAGCAGATCGTCGCGTCGTCGGGGCTGCCGTACACCATCGTGCGGGCCACGCAGTTCCGGGAGTTCGCGTCGGCCATCGTCGAGTCGATGGTTGTCGAGACCGATGCGGATGTGAACGACGAGCATGACGTCCGGGTGCCGGATGCGCTGATTCAGCCGATTGCGGCCGACGAGGTCGCGGCCTTCCTGGCCGAGGTCGCGATATCGCCACCGCGCAATCACGTGATCGACATCGGTGGGCCCGAGAAGATCCCGTTCTCCCGGCTGGCCCGGGAGGTGCTGGCGATCCGCCACGACGATCAACGAGTGGTGGTCGATCAGGAGGCGACCTACTTCGGTACGAAGCTGAAGAAGGACAGCCTGGTGACCGGGGCCGGGGCGATGATCGCGTCGATCCCGTTCTGCTGAGCCTTAGATGTGCCCGCCGGGGAACATCGTCTTGACGGCCTGAGTGATGGTGTTGCGGGCGGCGGCTTCGCTCACGGGTTGCAGTGAGCTGATCGCCATGACGTACCGACGGTCCGGTCCGATCGCTCCGGTGGACACGTGCAGCTGGTTGGCCCCGTTCCAGCAGCAGAACCAGCCCTGCTTGACCGCGACCGGCTCGGCGTACAGGCCGTCCGGGATACCGAAGCGCTGCGGATATCCGTCGTTGCCCGTCGGGGTGAACTGCGCCAGGTTGGTCATGATCACGTTTGCTTGTTCGGGGGGCAGCCCGCCGCTGCCGTCCAACAGCTTGTCGTAGTACCGGACAAGGTCGCTCGCGGTGCTCTGCGTGACGTCCCAGTGCCCGTTGTAGGGCGCCGTGGTGCCGGTCAACCCGTACCGCGCCACGATGCGCGAGATGATGGCGTTTCCGCCACTGCGATCCCAGAAGGTCTGCGCCGCGCCGTCGTCGGAGGAACGCAACATCACGTCGAGCGACTTGCGGTCGGCAGCAGTCAGTTTCGTCTCGCCCTTCGATTCCTGCAGCAGCAGGTCGTCGGCGATGAACAGCTTCACCACGGAAGCGATCGGGAACGGTTGGTTGGCGCCGTTGGAAATGATCTGGCCGGTGTTGCGGTCCAG
Proteins encoded:
- a CDS encoding class I SAM-dependent methyltransferase; translated protein: MRETEPFRAFVDGDDRQLKAAHRALWASGDYPAVAADLISELGPELVRACGVRPGLRVLDVAAGSGNAAIPAAAAGGIVTASDLTPELFEAGQAIAARHNVELEWVEADAEAMPFANNSFDVVMSCVGAMFAPHHEAVTDELFRVCIPGGTIGMINWTPDGFIGTMIATFRPYAPPHAPTAPTMWGNEHHVRKLFGDKVTNLQMRRQLLLMDHRVTPPAFREYWKLNYGPIIAAYQFNRDKPERVAELDAQFLDYLERWNQSRVPGRTSYSAEYLLITAVKR
- a CDS encoding SDR family oxidoreductase; protein product: MKVTVMGASGLIGTLLVDLLTREGEDVVAASRRTGADVRSGLGLAKAMAGADTLVDVTNSPSFDDEEVMDFFVGSTTHLVAAARQAGVGHYVALSIVGADELPDSGYMRAKVAQEQIVASSGLPYTIVRATQFREFASAIVESMVVETDADVNDEHDVRVPDALIQPIAADEVAAFLAEVAISPPRNHVIDIGGPEKIPFSRLAREVLAIRHDDQRVVVDQEATYFGTKLKKDSLVTGAGAMIASIPFC
- a CDS encoding serine hydrolase — translated: MAVLGVAMLVTGCEAQVWGMPPDAEPVPQATVAPQAPVLAEAPPPTLDGLDGRVLQATSEAAKSGADIEVVVLDRNTGQIISNGANQPFPIASVVKLFIADDLLLQESKGETKLTAADRKSLDVMLRSSDDGAAQTFWDRSGGNAIISRIVARYGLTGTTAPYNGHWDVTQSTASDLVRYYDKLLDGSGGLPPEQANVIMTNLAQFTPTGNDGYPQRFGIPDGLYAEPVAVKQGWFCCWNGANQLHVSTGAIGPDRRYVMAISSLQPVSEAAARNTITQAVKTMFPGGHI